One stretch of Bosea vaviloviae DNA includes these proteins:
- a CDS encoding autotransporter assembly complex protein TamA has protein sequence MRLWRRVSRNVAGGGVCAFAAMLGGQSTPAEAFDFSSLDVFGLFGSKEQPPAVSTSTLPYQLSFDLGDAADAKALTRTLQDASLLYRLRQDAPPDGETLARRMAADLNPLVDALWSQGYFNAEVAIAVDGVALKPGVEPGAALVRAAETHRNREPVPITVRIQPGPVFGLRNVAVVERGEGAPVIADPAKVSKLKPGDAATSGALRAAQAALVDHLRNQSRPLAKVVEMRPVVDHAARIMDVTYVVEPGPLAGFGAVTIGETGDIPPAVVRSFIYLEPGDPYSPKALADTRKSVATIPAIGSVRIREADKLDAAGNLPVFVDVTERPKRLIGFSARYSTIDGPAVKTYWEHRNLFGGAERLRLEGDIFLAPRINGTKISSFDDFERSDLGGRFTVSFMKPALWGTRYDWLVDGTGARERVGTNRYGGYTARYANVTTAIRRRFSDTFSVQAGLEVERGQTSDVLGQVDYTLVGIPLSVKYDSTDSLLDATRGIRATASVTPYPSFLGSTVNVVQSKAAVSGYYAIDEDARYVLAGRVGLGSIAGEKLADIPATRRFYAGGGGSVRGYAYRTLSPLGPLGQLTGGRSLFEASVEARIKVTDTIGLVPFFDAGMAFESSIPNFKQELQYSAGLGLRYYTPIGPIRLDVAAPLNARKGDKPVAIYISIGQAF, from the coding sequence ATGCGGTTGTGGCGGAGGGTGTCCCGCAATGTCGCGGGTGGAGGCGTCTGCGCTTTCGCCGCGATGCTTGGTGGACAGTCCACGCCGGCCGAGGCCTTCGATTTCTCGTCGCTGGACGTCTTTGGCCTGTTCGGTTCCAAGGAGCAGCCTCCCGCGGTCAGCACCAGCACGCTGCCCTATCAGCTCAGCTTCGATCTCGGGGACGCCGCTGACGCCAAGGCGCTGACGCGCACCCTGCAGGACGCCTCGCTGCTCTATCGCCTGCGCCAGGACGCACCGCCTGATGGCGAGACCCTGGCGCGGCGCATGGCCGCCGATCTCAACCCGCTGGTCGATGCGCTCTGGTCGCAGGGCTATTTCAATGCCGAGGTCGCGATCGCCGTCGACGGTGTCGCGCTGAAGCCGGGCGTGGAGCCCGGCGCAGCCCTGGTGCGCGCCGCCGAGACGCATCGCAATCGCGAGCCGGTTCCGATCACGGTCCGGATCCAGCCCGGCCCGGTCTTCGGATTGCGCAATGTTGCCGTCGTCGAGCGCGGGGAGGGCGCCCCGGTCATCGCCGACCCGGCCAAGGTCTCCAAGCTCAAGCCCGGCGATGCCGCGACCTCGGGCGCGCTGCGCGCGGCGCAGGCTGCGCTTGTCGACCATCTGCGCAACCAGTCGCGCCCGCTCGCCAAGGTGGTCGAGATGCGGCCTGTGGTCGACCATGCCGCGCGGATCATGGATGTGACCTATGTCGTCGAGCCCGGCCCGCTTGCTGGCTTCGGCGCCGTCACGATCGGCGAGACCGGGGATATCCCGCCCGCCGTGGTGCGCTCCTTCATCTATCTCGAACCGGGCGACCCCTATTCGCCCAAGGCGCTGGCGGATACGCGCAAATCGGTCGCGACAATTCCCGCCATAGGCTCGGTGCGCATCCGCGAGGCGGACAAGCTCGATGCCGCCGGCAATCTGCCTGTTTTCGTCGATGTCACCGAGCGGCCCAAGCGCCTGATCGGCTTCTCCGCCCGCTACTCCACCATCGATGGCCCGGCGGTGAAGACCTATTGGGAGCATCGCAACCTGTTCGGCGGAGCGGAGCGGTTGCGTCTCGAGGGTGACATCTTCCTTGCGCCGCGCATCAATGGCACCAAGATCAGCAGCTTCGACGATTTCGAGCGCTCCGATCTCGGCGGGCGCTTCACGGTCAGCTTCATGAAGCCGGCGCTGTGGGGCACGCGCTATGACTGGCTCGTCGACGGTACGGGCGCGCGTGAGCGCGTCGGCACCAACCGCTATGGCGGCTACACTGCGCGCTACGCCAATGTGACGACCGCGATCCGCCGGCGCTTCAGCGACACCTTCTCGGTCCAGGCCGGGCTGGAGGTCGAGCGCGGCCAGACCAGCGACGTGCTCGGGCAGGTCGACTACACCCTGGTCGGCATTCCGCTCTCGGTGAAGTACGATTCGACCGACAGCCTGCTCGACGCGACGCGCGGCATCCGGGCCACGGCCTCGGTCACGCCCTATCCGAGCTTCCTCGGCTCCACCGTCAATGTCGTGCAGTCGAAGGCCGCGGTCTCCGGCTATTACGCAATCGACGAGGACGCCCGCTATGTGCTCGCCGGCCGCGTCGGGCTGGGCTCGATCGCCGGCGAAAAGCTCGCGGACATCCCGGCGACGCGGCGTTTCTATGCCGGTGGCGGCGGCTCGGTACGCGGCTATGCCTATCGCACGCTCTCGCCGCTTGGACCGCTCGGGCAATTGACCGGCGGGCGCAGCCTGTTCGAGGCCTCGGTCGAGGCCCGCATCAAGGTCACCGACACGATCGGCCTGGTGCCGTTCTTCGATGCCGGCATGGCCTTCGAATCCAGCATCCCGAACTTCAAGCAGGAGCTGCAATATTCGGCCGGCCTCGGCCTGCGCTATTACACGCCGATCGGCCCGATCAGGCTCGACGTCGCAGCCCCCCTCAACGCGCGCAAGGGCGACAAGCCGGTCGCGATCTATATCAGCATCGGGCAGGCCTTCTGA
- a CDS encoding translocation/assembly module TamB domain-containing protein yields the protein MARLLTLPRLALSAFVLLAGLLASAHFGGFAQNAQSDRGVVADLISRALSSDTSQVSIGAVDGALSSDVTIRDIVLSDRDGPWLRLDRARLIWTRSALLLRRLEVNRLEIGRLEILRKPVPQPGAAPANDQPILPELPLKVIVTAFQLGELSLGEPVLGTAARLGATGSATLGAPAEGLDLRLEARRLDRAGVFTVRLGFIPQSTRLQLAVKIDEPEGGLIAHVAGLPGQPPVKLDLNGDGPLDAFRSNLVFTAGETIGAQGSANLSRVGAGRDLALALDARIEGLMPAPAAPVFAGSTRLDGAVGFSDDGGVDIRNLALVSALARLDVLGRYAPDKTLDLRLTATARPNLEGRTVASGAEIAKLAFEATVKGPVAGPRIVATLEAEDAKLPTGTLGKLAARFTATPTGTIGEAGTKVALVSDGEATGVALSDPKLARIVGERVVFSLRGTGNDDATADFETLRLAMSGVDVDYKGKLGQARMLGQAKLLLPDLSRLSGFAGRALAGRADVTADLDATPRTHTYGVVLNGRADRLATGDAVLDRLLAGNLALAGQIKALASDVTVTGLRLTGQHAALTADGGVGHERSDLRIALALPDLKRADPRLSGRGEATAQLTGPLDKLDATARLAVTNATALARPIPRLAIDATIRDLQGALDTTLALDGEVDNKPATGRVRLARGPDDGWNLSSLDLGIGSVRLNGALTLDPASRAAGRLTLAARNLDDLSALALTKLGGQLNADITLAVVEGRQNLDLTARAAKLAGPSLAIDKLDVTAAARDVFGKPQLDAALAIDRAVLAGEPVSSIRFDSKGAPEASAFTLSAAARGFALNGAGRLVPADPLRLELASFEARRDGRRIALSQPARLSFPTGGVEIADLALAIDRGRLTLDGRAGETLDLRLTARDVPLSAARIAAPNLDLAGTLNAEAQVKGRPDALTGPWQLRVAGLATPETRSAGLPPIAIDGNGQLVGNRTSVNATLNAGKLANLSLRGSAPLGAAGALDLTAQGTVDAALANPMIAAQGQRLTGAMALDMRAVGTAAAPRLSGTASFARGSFTDALQGMRLTGIEARIAATGENLTIERAVAATANGGTLSASGQVRLDPAAGFPGQLRIQGQRAQLVANGIVTAVADLGLDIAGPLAQRPRIGGRVDVVSLDVAVPDRLPASLRPVDGIKHIKATGTAAARLAAARKAKPVGKGRGRPAPAFDAALALVVSAPNRVFIRGRGIDAELGGEMRVGGSLAAPALDGGFDLRRGRLSVLSQRLDFSRGRLSFTGGTIPELDFVAETRASDVTARILITGPADQPAFAFTSQPELPQDEVLSRILFARASGSLSAFQALQLAQTAAQFAGGGGDDSFERLRKSLGVDNLDIQVGAGGPTIGASRYIGNNVSIGVKAGAKPEDSGVSIGIDVTRRLKVQAETRADGSAAVGVGAEWEY from the coding sequence ATGGCGCGGCTCCTGACCCTTCCGCGCCTGGCGCTCTCGGCTTTCGTGCTGCTGGCGGGGCTGCTCGCCTCGGCTCATTTCGGCGGCTTCGCCCAGAATGCCCAGAGCGATCGCGGCGTCGTCGCCGATCTGATCTCGCGGGCGCTGTCGAGCGACACCAGCCAGGTCTCGATCGGCGCGGTCGACGGCGCGCTCTCCTCCGACGTCACGATCCGCGACATCGTGCTGTCTGATCGCGACGGTCCCTGGCTTCGGCTCGACCGCGCCCGGTTGATCTGGACCCGCTCGGCGCTGCTGCTGCGACGGCTCGAGGTCAACCGGCTCGAGATCGGCAGGCTCGAAATCTTGCGCAAGCCCGTGCCGCAGCCGGGAGCGGCGCCCGCCAACGACCAGCCGATTCTGCCGGAGCTGCCGCTCAAGGTCATCGTCACCGCGTTCCAGCTCGGCGAACTCTCGCTCGGTGAGCCGGTCCTCGGCACGGCCGCGCGCCTTGGCGCAACCGGCTCGGCGACGCTGGGCGCGCCGGCTGAGGGGCTCGATCTCAGGCTCGAGGCGCGCCGGCTCGATCGGGCTGGCGTGTTCACCGTGCGGCTCGGCTTCATCCCACAATCGACCCGGCTTCAGCTCGCGGTGAAGATCGACGAGCCCGAGGGCGGACTGATCGCCCATGTCGCCGGTTTGCCGGGCCAGCCGCCGGTCAAGCTCGACCTCAATGGCGACGGCCCGCTCGACGCCTTCAGGTCCAACCTGGTTTTCACCGCCGGCGAGACCATCGGCGCCCAGGGCTCGGCCAATCTGTCCCGCGTCGGTGCGGGACGCGATCTGGCGCTGGCGCTCGATGCGCGCATCGAAGGGCTGATGCCGGCCCCCGCCGCGCCGGTCTTCGCCGGCTCGACGCGGCTCGATGGTGCGGTCGGTTTCAGCGACGATGGCGGCGTCGACATCCGCAATCTGGCGCTGGTCTCGGCGCTCGCCCGGCTCGACGTGCTCGGACGCTACGCTCCCGACAAGACGCTCGATCTGCGCCTCACGGCGACCGCGCGCCCCAATCTCGAAGGCCGCACCGTCGCCTCGGGCGCCGAGATCGCCAAGCTCGCTTTCGAGGCGACGGTCAAAGGCCCGGTCGCGGGCCCGCGCATCGTCGCGACATTGGAAGCTGAGGACGCCAAGCTCCCGACCGGCACGCTCGGCAAGCTCGCCGCCCGCTTCACCGCGACGCCGACCGGGACGATCGGCGAGGCGGGGACCAAGGTCGCGCTGGTCTCCGATGGCGAGGCGACGGGCGTTGCGCTGAGCGATCCGAAGCTGGCGCGCATCGTCGGCGAGCGCGTCGTTTTCAGCTTGCGCGGCACCGGCAATGACGACGCGACCGCCGATTTCGAGACATTGCGGCTGGCCATGTCGGGCGTCGACGTCGATTACAAGGGCAAGCTCGGTCAGGCCCGCATGCTCGGCCAGGCGAAGCTGCTCCTGCCCGATTTGTCGCGCCTGAGCGGGTTTGCCGGGCGGGCATTGGCGGGCCGCGCCGATGTCACGGCAGATCTCGACGCGACGCCGCGCACACATACTTATGGCGTGGTGCTGAATGGCCGCGCCGACCGGCTCGCCACTGGCGACGCCGTGCTCGACCGCCTGCTGGCCGGCAATCTGGCGCTCGCCGGCCAGATCAAGGCGCTCGCCTCCGATGTTACGGTTACGGGCCTGCGCCTCACCGGGCAACATGCGGCCCTGACCGCCGATGGCGGGGTCGGGCACGAGCGCTCGGATCTGCGCATCGCCCTGGCGCTGCCCGATCTGAAGCGCGCTGATCCGCGCCTGTCCGGGCGCGGCGAGGCGACCGCGCAACTGACCGGCCCGCTCGATAAGCTCGACGCCACGGCCCGCCTCGCCGTCACCAACGCCACCGCGCTCGCCCGGCCGATTCCGCGCCTGGCGATCGATGCCACGATCCGCGATCTGCAAGGCGCGCTCGACACGACGCTCGCGCTCGATGGCGAGGTCGACAACAAGCCCGCAACCGGTCGCGTCCGGCTCGCGCGCGGCCCCGATGATGGCTGGAACCTCTCGAGCCTGGATCTCGGCATCGGCTCGGTCAGGCTGAACGGCGCGCTGACGCTCGATCCCGCCAGCCGCGCCGCCGGCCGGTTGACGCTCGCCGCGCGCAATCTCGACGATCTCTCGGCGCTGGCGCTGACCAAGCTCGGCGGTCAGCTTAACGCCGATATCACGCTGGCGGTGGTCGAGGGCCGGCAGAATCTCGATCTGACCGCGCGGGCTGCGAAACTCGCCGGCCCTTCGCTCGCGATCGACAAGCTCGATGTCACAGCTGCCGCCCGCGACGTTTTCGGCAAACCGCAGCTCGATGCCGCGCTCGCGATCGACAGGGCGGTCCTGGCCGGCGAGCCGGTGAGCTCGATCCGCTTCGATTCGAAGGGGGCGCCCGAGGCCAGCGCCTTCACCCTGAGCGCGGCTGCACGCGGCTTCGCCTTGAATGGAGCGGGCCGGCTCGTCCCGGCCGACCCGCTGCGGTTGGAACTGGCCTCCTTCGAGGCGCGCCGCGACGGGCGGCGCATCGCGCTCAGCCAGCCGGCCAGGCTGAGCTTCCCAACCGGGGGCGTCGAGATCGCCGATCTGGCGCTGGCGATCGATCGCGGGCGCCTGACGCTCGACGGCCGCGCCGGCGAGACGCTCGATCTGCGGCTGACCGCCCGCGACGTGCCGCTTTCGGCCGCGCGCATCGCTGCTCCCAATCTGGATTTGGCGGGAACGCTCAATGCCGAGGCGCAGGTGAAAGGCCGGCCGGATGCGCTGACCGGTCCCTGGCAGTTGCGCGTCGCGGGACTGGCGACGCCGGAAACCCGCAGCGCCGGCCTGCCGCCGATCGCGATCGACGGCAATGGCCAGCTCGTTGGCAATCGCACCAGCGTCAATGCGACGCTGAATGCCGGGAAGCTCGCGAATCTGAGCCTGCGCGGTTCCGCGCCGCTCGGTGCTGCCGGTGCACTCGATCTCACGGCGCAGGGCACGGTCGACGCCGCGCTCGCCAATCCGATGATCGCGGCTCAGGGCCAGCGGCTGACCGGGGCGATGGCGCTCGACATGCGGGCAGTGGGGACGGCCGCCGCCCCGCGTCTCAGCGGCACGGCGAGCTTCGCCAGGGGCAGCTTCACCGACGCCTTGCAGGGCATGCGCCTGACCGGGATCGAGGCGCGCATCGCGGCGACCGGCGAGAACCTGACGATCGAGCGCGCCGTCGCCGCCACCGCCAATGGCGGCACGCTCTCGGCCAGCGGGCAGGTCAGGCTCGATCCGGCGGCCGGCTTTCCGGGCCAATTGCGCATCCAGGGCCAGCGCGCCCAGCTCGTCGCCAACGGCATCGTCACGGCCGTCGCCGATCTCGGCCTCGATATCGCCGGGCCGCTGGCGCAGCGCCCGCGCATCGGTGGGCGGGTCGATGTCGTCTCGCTCGATGTCGCGGTGCCGGATCGTTTGCCGGCCTCGCTGCGGCCGGTGGACGGCATCAAGCACATCAAGGCGACGGGCACCGCGGCCGCGCGTCTCGCCGCAGCTCGCAAGGCCAAACCGGTCGGGAAGGGCAGGGGCCGGCCGGCGCCCGCTTTTGACGCTGCGCTGGCGCTGGTGGTCTCCGCGCCGAATCGCGTCTTCATCCGGGGGCGCGGCATCGATGCCGAACTCGGCGGAGAGATGCGCGTCGGTGGCTCGCTGGCTGCTCCCGCGCTCGATGGCGGCTTCGATCTCAGGCGCGGCCGCCTCAGCGTGCTGAGTCAGCGCCTCGATTTCAGCCGTGGCCGCTTGAGCTTCACTGGCGGCACGATTCCCGAGCTCGATTTCGTCGCCGAGACGCGCGCATCGGACGTCACGGCCAGGATCCTGATCACGGGCCCGGCCGACCAGCCGGCCTTCGCCTTCACCTCGCAGCCCGAGCTGCCGCAGGACGAGGTGCTGTCGCGCATCCTGTTCGCCCGCGCCTCGGGCTCGCTCTCGGCCTTCCAGGCACTGCAACTCGCGCAGACGGCTGCCCAGTTCGCTGGCGGCGGCGGCGACGATTCCTTCGAGCGGCTGCGCAAATCGCTCGGCGTCGACAATCTCGACATCCAGGTCGGGGCGGGCGGGCCGACGATCGGCGCCTCCCGCTATATCGGCAACAACGTCTCGATCGGCGTGAAGGCCGGCGCCAAGCCCGAAGATAGCGGCGTTTCGATCGGGATCGACGTCACCCGCCGCCTCAAGGTCCAGGCCGAGACCAGGGCCGACGGCTCTGCTGCGGTCGGCGTTGGGGCGGAGTGGGAATACTGA
- a CDS encoding endonuclease domain-containing protein → MTTEQRRFARRLRAQATEPEDIVWGLLRNRRLDGLKFRRQVPLLGYTVDFLCVERRLIVEIDGRQHNWERDYDTTRTQEIERHGCTLLRFSNAQVRDDRDAVVAAIRQAVG, encoded by the coding sequence ATGACGACCGAACAACGCCGCTTCGCCAGACGCCTGCGCGCGCAGGCGACCGAGCCCGAGGACATCGTCTGGGGCTTGCTGCGCAACCGCCGTCTCGATGGTCTCAAGTTCCGCCGGCAGGTGCCGCTGCTCGGCTACACCGTGGATTTCCTCTGCGTGGAGCGCAGGCTGATCGTCGAGATCGATGGCCGGCAGCATAATTGGGAACGCGACTACGATACGACCCGCACGCAGGAGATTGAGCGCCATGGCTGCACCCTGCTGCGTTTCAGCAATGCGCAGGTTCGCGATGACCGCGACGCAGTCGTGGCGGCCATCCGTCAGGCTGTGGGCTGA
- a CDS encoding porin: MKLVKSLLLGSAAGIAAVAGAQAADLPSRKAAPVEYVRVCSTYGAGFFYIPGTETCLRVGGRVRAEYSVGERFNRGQDGYGFRARGRLNIDARTATAYGTLRTFVRFEMTNSNGVYGQSFNGNGVWAGAARGGVSGVPGTGNGQASYSLDKAFIQFGPITAGRAQSFFDFYADDLNYGVIRGSDQALNLLAYTATFGGGISATVSLEDRSEREQVGGITTNIAGVSTATLGGQTIPDVVGNINITQGWGSAQLSGALLQRGTTGPIGTTGIGTGTNLSNDDQYGFAVQGGVKINLPMLAAGDYLWLQAAYAEGGLSYLGYGGAGTGSTWGGSSRAGRLNVNNSDVVLDAIGKAHLTKGYALTAGLLHYWTPTIRQGLYGSYSKLDYSAAVSTLDPSEIRVGTNLIWSPVAGLDIGVEVLYARVETRRSVTAFTADQNIVGRAIKSDDTFQGRLRIQRDF; this comes from the coding sequence ATGAAGCTCGTTAAGAGCCTCCTCCTCGGTTCTGCCGCCGGTATCGCCGCGGTTGCCGGGGCTCAGGCCGCCGATCTTCCCTCGCGGAAGGCCGCTCCGGTCGAATACGTTCGTGTCTGCTCCACCTACGGCGCGGGCTTCTTCTACATCCCGGGCACGGAAACCTGCCTGCGCGTTGGTGGTCGTGTTCGCGCTGAATACAGCGTTGGCGAGCGCTTCAACCGCGGCCAGGACGGCTACGGCTTCCGCGCTCGTGGTCGTCTGAACATCGACGCCCGCACCGCGACCGCCTATGGCACGCTGCGCACCTTCGTTCGCTTCGAGATGACCAACTCGAACGGCGTCTACGGCCAGTCCTTCAACGGCAACGGCGTCTGGGCCGGCGCTGCTCGTGGCGGCGTTTCTGGTGTGCCCGGTACCGGCAACGGCCAGGCGAGCTACAGCCTCGACAAGGCCTTCATCCAGTTCGGCCCGATCACCGCTGGTCGCGCTCAGTCGTTCTTCGACTTCTACGCTGACGACCTGAACTACGGCGTCATCCGTGGTTCGGACCAGGCTCTGAACCTGTTGGCCTACACCGCGACCTTCGGTGGCGGCATCTCGGCGACGGTGTCGCTGGAAGATCGCTCGGAGCGTGAGCAGGTCGGTGGCATCACCACCAACATCGCTGGCGTTTCCACTGCGACCCTCGGCGGCCAGACCATCCCGGACGTTGTTGGTAACATCAACATCACCCAGGGCTGGGGTTCGGCTCAGCTGTCGGGCGCGCTGCTTCAGCGTGGCACGACTGGCCCGATCGGCACCACCGGCATCGGCACGGGCACCAACCTGTCGAACGACGACCAGTACGGCTTCGCCGTTCAGGGCGGCGTCAAGATCAACCTGCCGATGCTCGCCGCTGGCGACTATCTCTGGTTGCAGGCTGCTTACGCTGAGGGTGGCCTGTCCTACCTCGGCTACGGCGGCGCTGGCACCGGTTCGACCTGGGGCGGCTCCAGCCGCGCTGGCCGTCTCAACGTCAACAACTCCGACGTTGTTCTCGACGCCATCGGCAAGGCTCACCTGACCAAGGGCTACGCCCTGACCGCAGGTCTGCTGCACTACTGGACCCCCACGATCCGCCAGGGTCTCTATGGTTCGTACTCCAAGCTGGACTACAGCGCGGCTGTTTCGACCCTCGACCCGAGCGAAATCCGCGTCGGCACCAACCTGATCTGGTCGCCGGTCGCCGGCCTCGACATCGGTGTGGAAGTCCTCTACGCCCGCGTCGAAACCCGCCGCAGCGTGACTGCCTTCACCGCCGACCAGAATATTGTTGGCCGCGCGATCAAGTCCGACGACACCTTCCAGGGTCGTCTGCGCATCCAGCGCGATTTCTGA
- a CDS encoding OmpA family protein: protein MGQPLRWLWGLAPLALLWGMGNLALDDAIQRDVGNRAMLAASSAAGQAPGARPVVAQVVGRDVSIGGEALSADGAAKAMAQLRSEFGVRRALGGLSQAVAQRPYSWSATRRGGVVTLSGSVPDEAAATANVAAAGAALPGLRIEDRQSLAFGAPSGFADMTKAVLAELPKLSSGKVALDDGRFCIEGSANTPDAFLALKSALPNLAKGGFQPVDCALEPPLVAPYRWSADRAADGAVTVTGFYPSEDVRRQLQALLRRSFPEPTPLNDLTKPALGAPAAFLAKVTRAIGDLARLRSGKAELVGDAYELTGVGPDSFEACQALRLLVAQLDGPDSVAKATIACPPAPPPAPLPVPALPVPAESTLTPGATSSPLASTAGAVQGSAQGTAQETAQETAQGSAQPATVAPPVLAPAPVILRWQAEKTEQGLVVAGLVRDEAARAALRAASGLANAGPLDDRTTVEPNLVATPDYASATRFAFELLGSMTRGTVSLDRSELALSGEVADEAGLRALEAALAQRPIPAGLSLKAGTAGGAFAVRPYGLRLAVDKSGVSMTGYLPDARSREDLLALVEASSLRGKVSDSTTLLPGAPTGFTAAAYVALVNLLRLDLGSASLSEDGAVIQGLTCRDLIKSEVETSAATAPGPLKVSASVGLRQTGCLIDPPNTCQNELDALTKRNTVLFGQGTAVVPLDPTTERVVNEAFAILKQCPASRIIIEGHANRDGEWRGFNNLELSERRALRVRDELVRRGIDPAQLTVAGFGTDRPLVPHGVPDARVMNRRVQFTVAK from the coding sequence ATGGGGCAACCGCTGCGTTGGCTTTGGGGTTTGGCGCCGCTCGCCTTGCTCTGGGGCATGGGCAACCTCGCTCTCGACGATGCCATTCAGCGCGATGTCGGCAACCGCGCGATGCTGGCCGCAAGTTCGGCGGCGGGGCAGGCGCCCGGGGCGCGGCCGGTCGTGGCGCAAGTCGTCGGCCGCGATGTCTCGATCGGCGGCGAGGCGCTCTCTGCTGATGGCGCGGCCAAGGCCATGGCGCAGCTTCGTTCGGAATTCGGCGTGCGCCGCGCGCTCGGCGGCTTGTCACAGGCCGTGGCGCAGCGGCCCTATAGCTGGTCTGCGACGCGCCGGGGCGGCGTGGTCACGCTCAGCGGCTCCGTGCCCGATGAAGCCGCGGCCACGGCCAATGTCGCAGCGGCCGGCGCCGCTTTGCCCGGTCTGCGGATCGAGGATCGTCAAAGCCTCGCCTTCGGTGCTCCCTCAGGCTTTGCCGACATGACCAAGGCCGTGCTCGCGGAGTTGCCGAAGCTGTCTTCCGGCAAGGTCGCGCTGGATGACGGCCGCTTCTGCATTGAGGGCAGCGCCAATACGCCTGACGCCTTCCTGGCCCTGAAGAGCGCTTTGCCCAATCTGGCGAAAGGCGGCTTCCAGCCCGTCGATTGTGCGCTCGAGCCGCCGCTGGTCGCGCCCTATCGCTGGAGCGCGGACCGCGCGGCCGATGGTGCTGTGACGGTCACCGGTTTTTATCCGTCCGAGGATGTCCGGCGTCAGCTCCAGGCGCTGTTGCGCCGCAGCTTTCCCGAGCCGACGCCGCTCAACGACCTGACCAAGCCGGCCCTCGGCGCGCCCGCTGCCTTTCTCGCCAAGGTGACGCGCGCGATCGGCGATCTCGCCCGCCTGCGCAGCGGAAAGGCCGAACTCGTTGGAGACGCTTATGAATTGACCGGTGTTGGCCCCGATAGTTTCGAAGCCTGCCAGGCCTTGCGGCTGCTCGTCGCCCAGCTTGATGGGCCCGATTCCGTCGCCAAGGCGACGATCGCCTGCCCACCCGCACCGCCGCCTGCGCCGCTTCCGGTCCCGGCGCTTCCCGTTCCGGCCGAGTCCACACTGACGCCTGGGGCGACAAGCTCGCCGCTGGCCTCGACAGCCGGCGCTGTCCAAGGATCGGCCCAAGGGACGGCCCAAGAGACGGCCCAAGAGACGGCACAAGGATCGGCTCAGCCTGCGACCGTTGCGCCTCCCGTACTGGCTCCGGCTCCCGTCATATTACGTTGGCAGGCTGAGAAGACCGAGCAAGGCCTGGTCGTCGCCGGCCTGGTGCGCGATGAGGCCGCTCGCGCGGCCTTGCGCGCCGCTTCCGGTCTGGCGAATGCGGGCCCGCTCGATGACCGCACGACAGTGGAGCCCAATCTCGTGGCAACGCCGGACTACGCTTCCGCGACGCGCTTCGCCTTCGAGCTTCTGGGCAGCATGACGCGCGGCACGGTCTCGCTCGATCGTTCGGAGCTCGCTTTGTCCGGCGAGGTCGCGGATGAGGCGGGCTTGCGCGCCCTGGAGGCGGCGCTGGCCCAGCGACCGATTCCTGCCGGCCTCAGCCTCAAGGCCGGGACCGCTGGTGGCGCCTTCGCGGTCAGGCCCTATGGGCTGCGGCTCGCCGTCGATAAATCCGGCGTCTCGATGACGGGATATCTGCCTGACGCGCGCTCCCGCGAGGATCTGCTGGCGCTGGTCGAGGCATCGTCGCTGCGCGGCAAGGTCAGCGACTCGACCACGCTCCTGCCGGGCGCGCCCACGGGCTTCACTGCGGCGGCGTATGTCGCGCTGGTCAACCTGCTGCGGCTCGATCTCGGCTCGGCCAGCCTCAGCGAAGACGGTGCCGTCATCCAGGGTTTGACTTGCCGTGACCTGATCAAGAGCGAGGTCGAGACCAGCGCGGCCACCGCGCCGGGGCCTCTCAAGGTTTCCGCCTCCGTCGGCTTGCGCCAGACCGGTTGCCTCATCGACCCGCCCAACACTTGCCAGAACGAGTTGGACGCCTTGACCAAGCGCAACACCGTGCTGTTCGGGCAAGGCACCGCCGTGGTCCCGCTCGACCCCACGACCGAACGGGTCGTCAATGAGGCCTTCGCCATCCTGAAACAGTGCCCGGCCTCGCGCATCATCATCGAGGGGCACGCCAATCGCGACGGCGAGTGGCGCGGCTTCAACAATCTCGAGCTGTCCGAGCGCCGGGCCTTGCGCGTGCGCGACGAGCTCGTCCGGCGCGGCATCGACCCGGCTCAACTGACTGTTGCCGGCTTCGGCACGGACAGACCGCTGGTGCCTCACGGCGTCCCCGATGCGCGGGTGATGAACCGGCGCGTTCAGTTCACGGTCGCGAAATAG